A single genomic interval of Oreochromis aureus strain Israel breed Guangdong linkage group 12, ZZ_aureus, whole genome shotgun sequence harbors:
- the asb6 gene encoding ankyrin repeat and SOCS box protein 6, with amino-acid sequence MPFLHGFRRIIYEYQPLVDAVMCVIGLEERDDIGEERSSEEESAISRSLVELLEQESQSEVFVEGISYALFKMAERGLVQPAKILLRYGADLNFEDPVSYYNPLHIAVLRNRPNMVKLLAGHGADIEKRDRIHESSPLDLASEESERLPCLLALLDLGADVNARDKHGKTPLLHALASSDGITVHNTENIQLLLERGADVRAATVDGETVESSLVFLVKEALEASVEDAAQIGNFCLKTTQLLLAHGVDPSCCLNEDGEPSLTQTSLEYFDLLFPLAVLLIQSGASLVCSNHSDSCWSGYSLLFQRLQTALQQCSDQTHAAELLEQAEMLLDLVKVHSPTLHLSCGLQLPMPGQESHPYAQALLDLHKHVAEREASPPALRCLCRVFIRDRLKPWPLEDRVKALPLPDRLKYFLLPEHTYTPKSGWDCFKPQQSQR; translated from the exons ATGCCTTTCCTCCATGGATTTCGCAGGATAATTTATGAGTATCAGCCGCTGGTAGATGCTGTCATGTGTGTTATTGGACTGGAAGAACGAGATGACATTGGCGAGGAAAG GAGTTCTGAGGAAGAATCCGCAATTTCTAGGTCTCTGGTGGAGCTTCTGGAGCAAGAATCCCAGTCAGAGGTGTTTGTGGAGGGGATCAGCTATGCCTTGTTCAAAATGGCAGAGCGGGGTCTGGTGCAGCCAGCAAAAATCCTCCTACGCTACGGAGCTGATCTCAACTTTGAAG ACCCAGTTTCATACTACAATCCACTACACATAGCAGTTTTGAGGAACAGGCCAAACATGGTGAAGCTGCTGGCCGGGCACGGAGCAGACATTGAAAAGAGGGACAGA ATCCATGAGAGCAGTCCCTTGGACCTTGCCAGTGAGGAGTCAGAGAGACTGCCCTGCCTGCTCGCCTTGCTGGACCTGGGTGCTGATGTGAATGCAAGGGATAAACACG GGAAAACACCTCTGCTCCATGCTTTGGCGAGCAGCGATGGAATCACCGTGCACAACACGGAGAACATCCAGCTGCTACTTGAGAGAG GTGCTGACGTTCGTGCTGCGACTGTAGACGGTGAAACAGTTGAGTCGTCATTGGTGTTTCTGGTGAAGGAGGCGCTGGAGGCTTCGGTGGAGGATGCTGCTCAGATTGGTAACTTCTGCCTGAAAACCACACAGCTACTGCTGGCTCACGGCGTGGACCCCAGCTGCTGTCTGAATGAGGATGGAGAGCCCTCCCTGACGCAGACGAGCCTGGAGTACTTTGACCTGCTCTTCCCCTTGGCTGTGCTCTTAATTCAGAGCGGCGCGTCTTTGGTTTGCTCCAATCACAGTGACTCCTGTTGGTCAGGTTATAGCCTTCTTTTCCAGAGGCTCCAAACAGCCCTGCAGCAGTGCTCTGATCAAACTCACGCGGCCGAGCTCCTGGAGCAGGCAGAGATGTTGCTCGACCTGGTGAAGGTTCACAGCCCCACGCTGCATCTCTCTTGCGGGCTGCAGCTCCCCATGCCTGGTCAGGAGTCTCACCCGTACGCTCAGGCTCTACTAGACCTGCACAAGCACGTAGCAGAGCGTGAAGCAAGCCCCCCTGCTCTGCGATGCCTCTGTAGGGTATTTATAAGGGACCGCCTGAAGCCCTGGCCGCTGGAAGACAGAGTCAAAGCCTTACCACTACCAGACAGACTCAAATACTTTCTTCTTCCCGAGCACACGTACACTCCAAAGTCTGGCTGGGACTGCTTCAAGCCCCAGCAGAGCCAGCGCTGA